From the genome of Anticarsia gemmatalis isolate Benzon Research Colony breed Stoneville strain chromosome 13, ilAntGemm2 primary, whole genome shotgun sequence, one region includes:
- the LOC142977862 gene encoding G-protein coupled receptor Mth2-like, with amino-acid sequence MLFHIIYLFLFSIYEVISYDLSGSTWTDIHGNKIDLNSYCKNKNCIAKCCPINQIMLPKGGPVIPCYEKQPKNTIINKLTHYSYVNVYKRDEKSKRLLNSTNLESHFVFVRNNMLSDGSKTKWRLFNDCETVIMEDGSLVSSSPNDMCDNVEKLEYCVEYVMQQKPKANNETKGKLFATMGYWILTDEDPDGHKKHAFKASGMLISSFCMLLVLLVYSLLPNLQNIVGKILMAYLFSLIVTFVTKAVQLIIFRNIGDKECRIISAILYFFLLSSFFWSNIMSFDLWWTIRGSRKNRAIHRQGELIKFLWYCLSSFGTSLLITFAALSIDLYATSVDIYHKPPFKSCFAGAKPILLYVQIPIAVLTGINFILFLMTAYNIWLVKRAVSNTSDSRNTKSSENRFVIYIKLSVLMGVSWLLEIVPDMTIVPYVFVNFFNMFIGVAIFYILVCKKSIIIQLCKRFNIGKNLVTRLESSRFSKRNTQSSTISAKSRRSRRRSSDEGATLTRIDTKIEMA; translated from the exons ATGTTATTccacattatatatttattccTCTTTTCAATTTATGAAGTGATAAGTTACGATCTTAGTGGTTCAACGTGGACTGACATTCATGGAAATAAAATAGACCTCAACTCCTATTGTAAGAACAAAAATTGTATAGCAAAATGTTGTCCGATTAACCAAATAATGCTTCCTAAAGGAGGACCAGTAATACCTTGTTACGAAAAGCAACCCAAGAACacgataataaataaactaactcattattcttatgtaaatgtttataaacGGGATGAAAAGTCGAAAAGGCTATTAAATTCGACCAATCTTGAGTCTCATTTCGTTTTTGTGCGAAATAATATGCTGTCCGATGGGTCGAAGACCAAGTGGCGATTGTTCAATGATTGTGAAACTGTTATAATGGAg gATGGGTCACTGGTATCGTCATCTCCGAATGATATGTGCGACAACGTTGAAAAATTGGAATATTGTGTGGAATATGTAATGCAGCAAAAACCAAAGGCGAACAATGAAACTAAGGGCAAACTATTTGCTACAATGGGCTACTGGATCCTGACCGATGAGGATCCTGATGGTCACAAGAAACATGCATTTAAAGCCTCAG GAATGTTGATCTCTTCGTTCTGTATGTTGTTGGTGTTATTGGTATACAGCCTGTTGCCAAATTTACAGAACATCGTAGGCAAGATCCTAATGGCGTATCTATTCAGTCTCATAGTCACCTTTGTCACGAAGGCGGTACAATTGATTATATTTCGAAACATTGGGGATAAGGAATGCAGAATAATCA GTGCAATACTCTACTTCTTTCTTTTATCTAGTTTCTTCTGGTCAAATATTATGTCCTTTGATCTATGGTGGACTATCAG AGGCTCTCGCAAAAATCGCGCCATTCATCGTCAAGGAGAGCTGATCAAATTTCTGTGGTACTGCCTCTCTTCTTTTGGGACTTCCTTACTGATAACCTTCGCAGCACTCTCAATAGATTTATATGCAACATCTGTGGACATTTATCATAAACCTCCGTTCAAATCGTGTTTTGCGGGAG cgAAGCCGATACTTTTGTATGTCCAGATACCGATTGCTGTTTTAACTGgaatcaattttatattgtttttaatgacGGCTTACAATATATGGTTGGTTAAACGAGCAGTTTCGAACACATCAGATTCGAGAAACACTAAAAGTAGTGAAAACAG ATTTGTCATCTACATCAAGTTATCAGTATTGATGGGCGTGTCTTGGTTGCTGGAGATAGTCCCCGATATGACGATAGTACCTTATGTCTTCGTTAACTTCTTCAACATGTTCATCGGAGTGGCCATCTTTTATATCTTAGTCTGCAAAAAGTCTATCATAATTCAGCTGTGCAAAAG GTTCAACATCGGGAAAAATCTAGTGACCAGGCTGGAATCGTCACGGTTTTCTAAGAGGAACACGCAGAGTAGTACTATTA